Proteins from a genomic interval of Oncorhynchus mykiss isolate Arlee chromosome 21, USDA_OmykA_1.1, whole genome shotgun sequence:
- the stab2 gene encoding stabilin-2 isoform X2, giving the protein MAPVTGPLALMLLLLGLDRYTSSAAAAKNRCDKTTLVMTKTECHSCSVSSNVGCPAGFNKKIPGKGNPDCKYRVSPMASLVLNIKGCSHECYKEVVEPHCCPGYWGPDCIECPEDADRPCSNNGLCSEGMGGNGSCSCKPGFVGTACEDCADNLYGSTCSSACTCGHGLCNAGIHGDGICTCFSGYKGPKCDLELPECSSLLCPQNTRCMQGSLDGSLRCQCLPGYRTSGDQCISINPCLQQVCHIHATCAHVGPNKQLCTCAQGYSGDGHVCVPIDPCQTHLGGCSADSARCVYDGPGKSHCECQDGFDHLTGGVSCSLKDLCRPNSCSKHANCSTVEPNIVECTCHEGYVGNGKICYGNIMQRLNDLNSEPGGQWTGQLSNAITLFGAITWPLSNFGPFTIFVPINKGFKGTPLITLMADPMKAKYLCKLHIAPVEMPYDMLNRGVIYYTLTGKAGETVTTDDDKQLKIRIHGSRKKGGVLQSDVIASNGIIHIINKLMDSVSPTVESDKKENLMKILSDYGKFSKFKDLLMKANVDSVLEEAGPSTIFAPTNTAFDAMKEGQLDYLTSSEGSTKLLELLRNHVIPSFNLECYNAVSNQRIRTIANQILSFNVTENGQILVNGMAVLEADVEAKNGRLYSMDGVLIPPSIEPVLPHRCDITENKLLKGDCVSCSKVTKSGCASGVSTTPLCCKGFYGPDCTPCPGGFNTPCSRHGQCSEGIEGNGTCVCETNFKGSRCHYCSNPNKYGPACDKTCDCIHGVCDNRPEADGRCKVDSCQPGYTGQYCERHTQACGPQVTFCHAHAECNFNGGAVRCVCKPGFQGDGITCVYTEPCALPHRGGCDVNAKCIKTGPVSHTCQCLAGWRMDEDGCQPINDCLGPDRGGCHPNATCIYVGPGQSGCACKSGFRGNGRECEASNPCVAQNGGCHYLASCLYVSGAWKCVCEDGYTGDGEVCYGNVGQELMALPDVTEFAKWVTDIGISQLPLMNSQNITLLVPSTAATDKMTKEDKDFWTTQGNLPSIIKNHMIQGVYSLDDLRDASSNLQLTSVLKKALPVTMTNESTVIGGATVTTANVASTNGLIHIIDTVLVPERSLSEGLLELLARRPEFSLFKSYLVHHNLTAEIEQASAYTVFAPTDGAVLEYLKNIASDTMDLNTTRYHIVLSDRLMKVDLLGGAYKETMLGFSYQLGILPRDDKLFVNEAQVNVSDILGGKGVIHGLSAVLDITKNRCDIQQFKTFPGLCQDCFYPQLNSCPTGATTIALVRKKCMFSRVYQGERLLSIGCRTICKNTTIVRRCCGGFYGEHCEPCPGPKGQPCYGNGMCQDRTNGTGVCQCNKSFNGTACETCQEGKYGIHCDQDCRCKNGRCNDGIHGDGTCECDAYWRGVTCDDKFTREENCGDRKCHTSAICVVGRCECLAGFQGNGTDCKAKDACKDNNGGCSPHAVCKRTLPGRRQCVCNTGYHGDGMVCVQINPCLDGKGGCHVNADCIHTGPNKTSCVCSQGYTGDGKESCTVINLCRTKQRDCHRYARCNMTGPGERSCTCMGGYMGDGISCKGTVGKELLTRKLRDFYLGLMMADISLKGRGPFTVFAPTAEAFGQGETAKELRHPSKREKRAKILRYHIVSCHTLLASDLTTPRNLTTLMGDVLTITYSEGTILINNMVKVVHSDDPSINGIIHEIDTFMIPESLKKADVIEGPLNLTDVADGNGYKTFYKLLLDTDVMAMVNDPLHQPVTLFLPSDRAMAALPQEQKDFLYNTQNRGHLLEYLKYHILRDTKVYAAELVHIDPIRTLQGSELKANCGGLDNIGEIFLNDGNCRIIQRHLLFNGGIAYGIDCLLNPPSLGGRCDKKETVDFPLPCAFCTSSTRCPPGSKLKEVKKCDLHMIVNMNEGCQAICTFVLWQPKCCAGFYGRDCLVCPGGNTSPCLNHGKCDDGHLGNGNCTCDTGFHGDACELCKKGHYGPDCTACNCTEHGSCEEGLKGTGSCFCEQGWTGQRCETQLAEGPVCSPTCSQNGICKENNTCVCKLFYEGDGISCIVADLCKFWNGGCAQGAKCSQKGEKVSCACPQGHSGDGFICRPVDPCSVDDNGGCHEHATCTMTGPGKKKCVCKDNYIGDGVTCEVKELLVNRCLQENGQCHSDAQCTDLHYEDSTVGVFHFRSNKGQYKLNYTSAQEACTGEGGTIATYTQLSYAQQAGFNLCAASWLDQARVAYPTTYSNPKCGFGHVGIVDYGLRNNLSETWDTFCYRVKEVKCECKAGYIGDGYSCTGNLLQVLTEKPTFSNFLSQILNYSQMSVSGKQFMMRLSNLTIQSTLFVPDNTGLYQNQTLTHRDMEYHLSEGRALALKDLTNGSRIRTRLGQSLVVLGIVDFLNPKALSSSRYINDRFIVDSDILASNGIIHVLQGPLKAPPPWIVLHAGHKAGMGIGVVLLITLMAGAGFVGYHFYTHKTKPFQFHYFKEEDETPPDCNPAICNPNIVNPTYDSAPATSEPVPSELPEEDKHQVVEGGPYDLLQDC; this is encoded by the exons CCATAAACCCGTGCCTGCAGCAGGTGTGCCACATCCATGCCACCTGTGCCCATGTGGGGCCCAACAAGCAATTGTGTACCTGTGCCCAGGGCTACAGCGGGGACGGGCACGTGTGTGTTCCCATAGACCCCTGTCAAACACACCTGGGGGGGTGCTCTGCTGACTCTGCGCGCTGCGTGTACGATGGGCcagggaag TCTCATTGTGAGTGTCAAGACGGGTTTGACCACCTGACAGGAGGGGTGAGCTGCAGCCTGAAGGACTTGTGCAGACCTAACTCCTGCAGCAAACACGCCAACTGTTCAACAGTGGAGCCAAACATAGTAGA GTGCACATGTCACGAGGGTTACGTCGGCAACGGCAAGATTTGCTATGGCAACATCATGCAGCGTCTGAACGATCTGAACTCAGAGCCCGGAGGCCAATGGACCGGTCAGCTCAGCAATGCCATCACACTCTTTG gtGCCATTACTTGGCCCCTGAGCAACTTTGGCCCCTTCACCATCTTCGTCCCAATCAACAAGGGCTTCAAAGGAACTCCG CTGATAACTCTGATGGCTGACCCAATGAAGGCTAAGTACCTGTGTAAGCTGCACATTGCTCCCGTGGAGATGCCCTATGACATGCTGAACAGAGGGGTCATCTACTACACTCTGACGGGCAAGGCAGGGGAGACGGTGACGACAGATGAC GACAAGCAGCTCAAGATCCGTATCCATGGCAGCAGGAAGAAGGGCGGGGTCCTGCAGTCTGATGTCATCGCTTCCAATGGGATCATCCATATTATCAACAAGCTGATGGACAGTGTCTCACCCACGGTGGAGAGCGACAAAAAG GAGAATCTGATGAAGATTCTATCAGACTATGGGAAGTTTTCCAAGTTCAAGGATTTGTTGATG AAAGCCAATGTTGATTCTGTATTGGAAGAGGCTGGGCCCTCCACCATCTTTGCCCCCACCAACACAGCCTTCGATGCCATGAAGGAGGGACAGCTGGACTATCTCACCTCTAGTGAG GGAAGCACTAAACTACTGGAGCTACTAAGGAATCATGTGATCCCCTCATTCAAT TTGGAGTGCTATAATGCTGTGAGCAACCAGCGGATTAGGACCATTGCCAATCAGATCCTCTCGTTCAATGTGACTGAAAAC GGTCAAATCCTGGTCAACGGCATGGCTGTACTGGAGGCAGACGTGGAGGCCAAGAACGGACGCCTCTATTCTATGGACGGAGTTCTAATCCCGCCCTCCATCGAGCCGGTACTGCCTCACAggtgtgacatcacagagaacaAACTTTTGAAG GGTGACTGTGTCAGCTGCTCAAAGGTGACCAAGTCCGGCTGCGCATCCGGAGTGTCCACA acACCACTGTGCTGTAAGGGCTTCTATGGGCCAGACTGCACCCCATGTCCTGGAGGGTTCAACACCCCCTGCTCCCGTCACGGACAG TGTTCTGAGGGGATCGAGGGAAACGGGACGTGTGTCTGCGAGACCAACTTCAAAGGCTCCCGGTGTCACTACTGCTCCAACCCCAACAAATACGGACCAGCCTGCGACAAAA CTTGTGACTGTATCCATGGTGTGTGTGATAACCGTCCCGAGGCAGACGGGCGTTGTAAGGTGGACTCCTGCCAGCCGGGCTACACTGGCCAGTACTGTGAGCGCCACACCCAGGCCTGTGGCCCCCAGGTGACCTTCTGTCATGCCCACGCAGAGTGTAACTTCAACGGAGGGGCAGTCAG gtgtgtgtgtaaacCTGGTTTCCAAGGCGATGGGATCACGTGCGTGTATACGGAACCCTGTGCCCTTCCGCACCGTGGAGGATGCGATGTGAAT GCCAAGTGTATAAAGACAGGGCCAGTCTCACACACATGCCAATGTTTGGCAGGATGGAGGATGGATGAGGATGGGTGCCAGCCTATCAATGACTGCCTGGGCCCTGACAGAGGGGGATGCCATCCCAATGCCACCTGCATCTACGTGGGCcctggacag AGCGGCTGTGCGTGCAAGAGTGGTTTCCGTGGCAATGGGAGGGAGTGCGAGGCGAGCAATCCGTGCGTGGCACAAAATGGCGGCTGTCATTATCTG GCAAGCTGTCTCTACGTGTCCGGTgcatggaagtgtgtgtgtgaggatggaTACACAGGTGACGGAGAGGTGTGCTACGGCAACGTGGGACAG GAGTTGATGGCCCTTCCTGATGTCACTGAGTTCGCCAAATGGGTGACT gaCATAGGCATTTCCCAGCTGCCACTCATGAACAGTCAGAACATAACTCTGCTGGTGCCGTCCACAGCAGCTACAGACAAGATGACCAAAGAGGACAAGGACTTCTGGACAACCCAGGGGAACCTACCCAGTATCATCAA AAATCACATGATCCAAGGTGTCTACTCACTAGATGACCTACGCGATGCGTCCTCCAACTTGCAGCTCACTTCCGTTCTGAAGAAGGCTCTTCCTGTTACTATGACCAATGAG TCCACAGTGATTGGAGGAGCCACCGTAACAACCGCGAATGTGGCTTCAACCAATGGACTGATCCACATTATTGACACAGTGTTGGTTCCAGAGAGGAGTCTCAGTGAGGGGCTGCTGGAGCTGCTTGCACGGAGGCCAGAGTTCTCCCTGTTCAAGAGTTACCTTGTC CATCACAACCTGACAGCAGAGATAGAGCAGGCCTCGGCCTACACAGTGTTCGCTCCAACAGACGGCGCTGTCCTCGAGTACCTCAAGAATATCGCTTCAGACACCATG GACCTGAATACGACGCGGTACCACATAGTGCTGTCTGATAGGTTAATGAAGGTAGACCTGCTGGGTGGAGCCTACAAGGAGACCATGCTGGGGTTCTCCTACCAGCTAGGCATCTTACCCAGGGATGACAAG ttGTTTGTGAATGAAGCCCAGGTAAATGTGTCAGACATCCTGGGAGGTAAAGGGGTGATCCACGGCCTATCTGCAGTACTAGATATCACCAAAAATCGCTGCGACATCCAGCAATTCAAGACATTTCCG GGATTGTGTCAAGATTGCTTCTACCCACAACTCAACTCCTGTCCAACTGGAGCTACCACAATA GCATTGGTCAGGAAAAAGTGTATGTTCAGTCGGGTCTACCAGGGGGAACGGCTGCTCAGCATCGGCTGCAGGACCATCTGCAAGAATACTACCATT GTGCGGAGGTGCTGTGGCGGGTTCTACGGGGAGCACTGTGAGCCATGTCCAGGGCCCAAAGGCCAGCCTTGCTATGGGAACGGGATGTGCCAGGACAGGACCAACGGTACAGGGGTTTGCCAGTGTAACAAGAGCTTCAACGGGACTGCTTGTGAAACGTGCCAGGAGGGCAAATACGGCATCCACTGTGACCAAG ACTGTAGGTGTAAGAACGGCCGGTGCAACGACGGTATCCATGGAGATGGGACATGCGAGTGTGATGCGTATTGGAGAGGGGTCACCTGTGAtgaca AGTTCACCAGAGAAGAGAACTGTGGGGACAGGAAGTGCCACACCAGTGCAAT ATGTGTAGTAGGTCGCTGTGAATGTTTGGCCGGGTTTCAGGGTAACGGCACTGACTGCAAAG cGAAAGATGCCTGCAAAGACAATAACGGAGGATGCAGTCCTCACGCTGTGTGTAAGAGGACTCTCCCTGGACGCAGGCAGTGCGTGTGCAACACGGGATATCACGGCGATGGGATGGTGTGTGTAC AGATTAACCCCTGCCTGGACGGTAAAGGAGGCTGCCATGTGAATGCAGACTGTATTCACACCGGACCTAACAAA ACGTCGTGTGTGTGCAGCCAAGGCTACACAGGAGATGGGAAGGAGTCTTGTACGGTTATCAACCTCTGTCGAACG AAACAAAGGGACTGCCACAGGTACGCCAGGTGTAATATGACTGGTCCAGGGGAACGCAGCTGCACCTGTATGGGTGGATACATGGGCGACGGCATTAGCTGCAAAGGCACTGTGGGCAAG GAGCTTCTCACCAGGAAACTGAGGGATTTCTATCTTGGGTTGATG ATGGCAGATATCTCTCTGAAGGGCCGGGGTCCATTCACAGTCTTTGCTCCAACAGCTGAGGCCTTCGGCCAGGGGGAGACG GCAAAAGAGTTGAGGCATCcctcaaagagagagaagagggccaAGATTCTTCGCTACCACATTGTGTCATGTCATACCCTATTGGCCAGCGACCTGACCACGCCCAGAAACCTGACCACTCTCATGGGAGACGTCTTGACCATCACCTACTCTGAG GGTACCATCCTCATCAACAACATGGTGAAAGTGGTGCACAGTGATGACCCGAGCATCAATGGGATCATCCATGAGATTGACACCTTCATGATACCAGAGAGCCTGAAGAAGGCTGATGTGATAGAGGGGCCA TTGAACCTCACTGATGTGGCTGATGGTAATGGTTACAAGACCTTCTACAAACTGCTGTTG gACACAGATGTAATGGCAATGGTGAACGACCCCCTCCACCAGCCCGTGACATTGTTCCTGCCGTCGGACCGCGCCATGGCCGCACTGCCCCAGGAGCAGAAAGACTTCCtttacaacacacagaacagagGACACCTGCTGGAGTACCTCAAATACCACATCCTCCGAGACACCAAGGTGTATGCAGCAGAGCTGGTCCACATCGATCCTATACGGACGCTCCAGGGATCCGAACTCAAAGCCAACTGTGGAGGGCTGGACAACATA GGTGAAATCTTCCTCAACGACGGGAACTGCCGAATCATCCAGAGGCACCTCCTCTTCAACGGTGGGATAGCCTATGGGATCGACTGTCTGCTGAACCCGCCGAGCCTCGGGGGTCGCTGTGACAAAAAGGAAACTGTAGATTTCCCG CTACCCTGTGCATTCTGCACATCATCAACACGCTGCCCCCCTGGGTCCAAACTCAAG GAGGTGAAGAAATGTGACCTGCACATGATAGTGAATATGAATGAAGGCTGCCAGGCCATATGCACTTTTGTTCTCTGGCAACCCAAGTGCTGTGCTGGCTTCTACGGACGTGACTGTCTGG TTTGTCCTGGCGGGAATACATCTCCCTGTTTGAACCATGGAAAGTGTGATGACGGTCACCTAGGCAACGGTAACTGCACATGTGACACTGGTTTCCATGGCGACGCCTGTGAGTTGTGTAAAAAAGGCCACTATGGACCGGACTGCACAG CATGTAACTGCACAGAGCATGGGTCATGTGAAGAAGGCCTTAAAGGGACAGGCTCCTGTTTCTGTGAACAGGGCTGGACCGGGCAACGCTGTGAGACACAACTAG CGGAGGGTCCAGTCTGCTCGCCAACCTGCTCTCAGAACGGCATATGTAAAGAGAACAACacctgtgtatgtaaacttttctACGAGGGAGACGGCATCAGCTGCATAG TGGCCGACCTGTGTAAGTTCTGGAACGGTGGCTGTGCCCAGGGAGCTAAGTGCAGTCAGAAGGGGGAGAAGGTGAGCTGTGCCTGCCCTCAGGGACACTCTGGAGACGGCTTCATCTGTCGGCCAGTAGACCCTTGCTCCGTCGATGACAACGGGGGTTGCCACGAGCACGCCACCTGCACCATGACTGGGCCG ggaaagaagaagtgtgtgtgtaagGATAACTACATCGGGGATGGTGTGACGTGTGAGGTGAAGGAGCTTCTTGTGAACCGTTGTCTCCAGGAGAACGGGCAGTGCCACTCTGACGCCCAGTGTACCGACCTTCACTACGAGG ACAGCACAGTCGGTGTGTTCCACTTCCGGTCCAACAAGGGACAGTACAAGCTGAACTATACATCGGCCCAGGAGGCCTGCACAGGAGAGGGGGGAACCATCGCCACGTACACACAGCTCTCCTACGCACAgcag GCTGGGTTCAACCTGTGTGCGGCTAGCTGGCTGGACCAGGCCAGAGTGGCCTACCCCACCACCTACTCCAACCCCAAGTGTGGCTTTGGTCACGTGGGCATCGTAGACTACGGCTTACGCAACAACCTCAGTGAGACCTGGGACACCTTCTGCTACAGGGTCAAGG AGGTGAAATGTGAATGTAAAGCAGGTTATATAGGAGATGGATACTCCTGCACTGGAAACCTCCTGCAGGTTCTCACTGAGAAGCCCACCTTCTCCAACTTCCTCTCT CAAATCCTGAACTACTCCCAGATGTCCGTGTCAGGAAAACAGTTTATGATGCGCCTCAGTAACCTGACCATCCAGTCCACTCTGTTTGTACCTGATAATACCGGACTGTACCAGAACCAG ACACTGACCCACAGGGACATGGAGTACCATCTCTCAGAGGGCCGGGCCTTGGCCCTGAAAGACCTGACCAACGGCAGCCGTATCCGCACCCGGCTGGGCCAAAGCCTCGTTGTCCTGGGTATCGTTGACTTCCTCAACCCCAAGGCCCTG agTTCCTCCCGTTATATCAACGACCGCTTCATCGTCGACTCCGACATCCTGGCATCCAATGGGATCATCCATGTGCTGCAGGGACCCCTCAAAGCCCCACCCCCTTGGATAGTG CTCCACGCGGGTCACAAGGCAGGGATGGGGATTGGAGTTGTGCTGCTGATCACGCTGATGGCTGGGGCTGGGTTCGTAGGCTACCACTTCTACACCCACAAGACCAAACCGTTCCAGTTCCACTACTTTAAG GAAGAGGACGAGACGCCTCCAGACTGCAACCCTGCCATCTGCAACCCCAACATTGTTAACCCCACTTATGACTCCGCCCCTGCCACAAGTGAACCAGTTCCATCTGAGCTCCCT GAGGAGGACAAACACCAGGTGGTAGAGGGTGGCCCGTATGACCTGCTCCAggactgctga